AGGACATTCAGGGTTACAATAGCACAGTCTCGATTATTATAATCACTGCCCACGGCACCACACAGACTGCTATTGACGCTGCAAAGCAACGCGCCTATGGATACCTCACAAAACCGATCGATCAGCGGCAATTGCTTGACCTCGTGTCGCGCGCCGCGGATGCCAGCCACCAAACAAAAAACGTCAAGACATCTACGCCTTCCATTGATGTTGATGGGGAGGGCAGGATGGTCGGTCAGAGTCCGGCGATGCAGGAGGTCTATCATAAAATTGGACGCGCCGCTGTCAGTGACGAAACCGTTCTTGTTTTAGGTGAAAGTGGCACAGGTAAAGAACTGGTCGCCCAATTAATCCATCAAAACAGTGACCGAGCCGACAATCCATTCGTCGTCGTCGATTGTGGTGCTATGCCTTCGAGTCTTATCGAAAGCGCACTCTTTGGACACGTTAAAGGTGCCTATACCGATGCGCACACCGCAAGGAAAGGAAAATTCCAACAGGCGGATAGCGGGACGATCTTCCTCGATGAAATCGGTGAATTGCCGATTGAGGTTCAGACAAAATTGCTACGCGTCCTCCAAGAACGAGAGGTCGAACCGATGGGAGGGACCGAGACCCATGCGGTTGACGTCAGAATCATCGCAGCAACCAATCGACGCCTTGAAACGGCTATTGAGCAGAAAGCCTTCAGGGAAGACCTCTACTATCGTCTTAATGTCATTCCGATTTCCCTGCCACCCCTTCGAGAACGAAGAGAGGACATACCGGAACTCATAGACCTGTTCACACGCCGGTTCGTCGAAGAATACCAACTTCCTGAAATTGGCATCTCCGCGGCGGTTGTTAAACTTCTCACAGTTCATGAGTGGCCCGGGAACGTGCGCGAATTAGAGAACGCTATCAAGCGGGCACTCGTTATGTGTTCAGGACAGACGCTATTGCCTGAACATTTCGATCCGATCCTCGAAAAATCGCCACCTGATAGTGAGCAGGGAAATCTTGACGCACAAATTTATAATCTGCTTCAAACCCACATTCAACACTATATGGAATCCGAGACATCGCCAGAAGAGCTTTATGCTGAAATCCGAGCGATCTTTGAGAAACCCCTCTTTAAAATCGTTCTTGGGCACACCAAAGGAAATCGGAGTAAAGCCTCTGACATCCTCGGCATTAACCGGAATACACTCCATACAAAACTTGTTGAGTATAATCTCGTTTCTTAGGAGTCGTCAGTCATCAGTTAACAGTGATTGGTTAAGAGGTGGTTTCGTTAAATCGAATCCCTCCTTAACTGATAATCGAAAATTGATAGCCGAAAACTATAAAAAAATGGATTTAGGAAAAATTATTGGAACCGTCGTCGCAACTCGAAAAGACCCGAGTTTAGAAGGCTCACGTCTCCTCATTGTGCAACCCTTAGACGAGAAACGCAACCCTATTTCGGAACCGCTCGTCGCTGTGGATACGTTACACGACGCGGGTGTTGGCGAGACGGTCTACTTCGTTACAGGTGGTGATGCTGTAAGTGTCATCCCGGGTAAGCGAATGCCGGTCGATGTTGCCATCGTTGGCATTGTCGATTCTATTTCGCTGGTTGAGGCGCCGAGTACCCCTGAAACGGAGTGATAAAAAAATGTACATCGCCAAAGTAATCGGAAAAGTCGTTTCTATCGTTAAACATCCTGCATACGAAAATCGTACACTGTTGCTCATTCAACCGTTGAGCGTCAAATCTGAACTCGTTCGCATCCCAACGATTGCTGTTGACTATGTCGGTGCTGGCGAAGGAGACACGGTGATAGTCGGTGCGGGTCCTGGTGTCGCTCAAGAGGTATTCGGCATTGAAGACGCGCCGATCCGAGAACTCGTCATGGGGATTGTCGATCGGGTCGATATAACACTTCAGGAGGAACCAAAATGAAATGCATGACTCTAACGATTTGCTGCCTCATAGCGATCGGTTTACATCTCAATGCGTGTAGAGTTGCACAGGTATTATCCACACAGTACAGTGAAAATATAGCGAGTGCTGCCTACGGTACCGAAGCAAATCACCCTGGCATAAATGATGGAAATCTGCAAACTTTGGCAACACTTCCAGCGCGCAATGAACGGAATTTCATCATCAACTTCGCTGAGGTCCACCCGGTCCGAAAAATTATTATTCACAACGTCAACCTATTCCGGTTCGAGATGGACTATCTGAACCCTGAAACCGACGAATGGGAAACGTTTCATACGGTCATTCAACGGCGCAATATTGGAGATGAACGCGCCCAACCTGAGTTTGTCTTTGATCGATTGAACTTCCAGACGAAGATGATTCGCGTCGCCGTTACCCGAACAGTTGATGATGTCATTGTGAATAAAATAGTGGCAGAACCGGGGGACAAAGTCGTTGACCGGCGGACGACCCTCGTGGGTCAATACTATCCACACTATCGCGTCATGCAACCCGCAGCCGCTCAAATCCGAGAAATTGAGGTCTATCATCTCGCTGAGAAATAGTGTCCAGTGTCCAGTGTCCAGTTACCAGTGAAGAGGCGGTCTAAACTGTGATTTTTGTGATTGACGGATTTACGGGAATCGCTACTGGTGACTGGTAACTGACAACTCTTATAGTAAGTCGAAAAATTAATGAGACCCTCTTTGGCGGGCGAGGAGACCTACGAAGAAACACCCAAGCAAAAACCCCCTACGGAAACCGCAGCCTCCCAATATTATTAAAATGTATTTTTAATTCTAAGTTTTACTATAAAACTATTTTAAAGAAAAACGAGAGGACTCACAACAAACACTATCAGAAGTCCATCTAATCACGGATATGATAATGCAAATTTGTCTCATAGCACTGCGCGCGCGTATGTATAAACGGTTACCATTCCTATTAATAGCACTGTTCTTTTCCTTGAATACCTCTCCTCTGCCCATCTCGAACTCGGAAACCCGTTCTTTTGGAATCGCAGCTGCGGCACCACTTCCCTTAAGAGACCAAATCACCCGTACTTCGGCAAGAAGCGGCGCGAAAGTCCAGAGAGAGATTGAATTAGTCAGTAGTACCGCGCAAGGTGTAACGATCCAACTTGTCATCCCTAAATCCGATTTCTTTATAGCAGTCGGCAGTCAGCAATCGGCAGTCAGCGAGAGAAAACCTTTGTTAGACGAAAACCTCTTGATTTCCGAAGGTTTCCGAGAACCGAAAGCCGAGAGCCAATCCATATCTTTTCCCGGATGTAACTTCACTACCGAATT
This genomic stretch from Candidatus Poribacteria bacterium harbors:
- a CDS encoding sigma-54-dependent Fis family transcriptional regulator; translation: MSNLVLIADDDDSLCKILAATLQRAGYETLKAQNGSETLACIKETNVDVILLDIWLGDANGIELIEDIQGYNSTVSIIIITAHGTTQTAIDAAKQRAYGYLTKPIDQRQLLDLVSRAADASHQTKNVKTSTPSIDVDGEGRMVGQSPAMQEVYHKIGRAAVSDETVLVLGESGTGKELVAQLIHQNSDRADNPFVVVDCGAMPSSLIESALFGHVKGAYTDAHTARKGKFQQADSGTIFLDEIGELPIEVQTKLLRVLQEREVEPMGGTETHAVDVRIIAATNRRLETAIEQKAFREDLYYRLNVIPISLPPLRERREDIPELIDLFTRRFVEEYQLPEIGISAAVVKLLTVHEWPGNVRELENAIKRALVMCSGQTLLPEHFDPILEKSPPDSEQGNLDAQIYNLLQTHIQHYMESETSPEELYAEIRAIFEKPLFKIVLGHTKGNRSKASDILGINRNTLHTKLVEYNLVS
- a CDS encoding ethanolamine utilization protein EutN, coding for MDLGKIIGTVVATRKDPSLEGSRLLIVQPLDEKRNPISEPLVAVDTLHDAGVGETVYFVTGGDAVSVIPGKRMPVDVAIVGIVDSISLVEAPSTPETE
- a CDS encoding ethanolamine utilization protein EutN; this translates as MYIAKVIGKVVSIVKHPAYENRTLLLIQPLSVKSELVRIPTIAVDYVGAGEGDTVIVGAGPGVAQEVFGIEDAPIRELVMGIVDRVDITLQEEPK